One genomic segment of Dehalogenimonas alkenigignens includes these proteins:
- a CDS encoding response regulator codes for MYLSEPQAKVPDQRRDIHVLLVEDEPAIGMACQRVLTGRGFKVTVAVDGQAAQSLLESNAYDICLLDIRTPQISGEELFKWIQVKRPELVPSVILTTGDVISGDTARFIQTSGRPSLPKPFAPNELLEIVTAVLGQLPYESGK; via the coding sequence TTGTACTTGTCTGAGCCTCAAGCGAAGGTCCCAGATCAAAGACGAGATATCCACGTACTTCTGGTCGAGGATGAACCAGCAATCGGCATGGCATGCCAGAGGGTTCTTACCGGCCGAGGTTTCAAAGTGACAGTTGCTGTTGACGGTCAGGCAGCTCAGTCATTACTTGAATCAAACGCATACGATATCTGCCTGCTGGACATCCGTACACCCCAGATTAGTGGGGAAGAACTCTTCAAGTGGATCCAGGTGAAACGACCGGAACTTGTTCCAAGCGTTATCTTAACTACCGGCGATGTCATCTCCGGCGACACCGCCCGATTCATCCAGACATCCGGGCGCCCCAGTCTGCCCAAGCCATTCGCGCCGAATGAACTGCTCGAGATCGTCACTGCAGTGTTGGGACAACTGCCTTATGAATCAGGCAAGTAG
- a CDS encoding HD domain-containing phosphohydrolase, giving the protein MNQASSKETVLIVDDEQIVRRLLHQKLANDGYGCVEAGSVDDALNVLSVNREIALVVSDMKMPGKSGMDLLAEVKANYPDTAVIIATAVNETATAIECMKQGAYDYLTKPFKLDEVTFSIWRALDKRRLQLENREYRQHLETKVEQQAEKIRASFFNAITALAHALDAKDGYTAGHSQRVSEIAVGIGIELELGHEQLESLRLAGMVHDIGKIGIDGTILHKPGILSSEERIEMEKHPAIGEHILAPVVEDTSILAMVRNHHERWDGGGYPDGLAATGIPLGARILALADTFDAMTSERPYRIANSLDFAVSEITRCSGSQFDPSVVEAFIKARRVITEAAKD; this is encoded by the coding sequence ATGAATCAGGCAAGTAGTAAAGAAACCGTACTGATCGTCGACGACGAACAAATCGTACGACGTCTGCTCCACCAGAAGCTGGCCAATGACGGTTATGGTTGCGTTGAAGCCGGAAGCGTCGACGATGCTCTTAACGTTCTTAGCGTTAATAGAGAAATCGCGCTTGTCGTTTCCGATATGAAAATGCCGGGTAAAAGCGGCATGGATCTACTTGCCGAAGTGAAAGCTAATTATCCCGATACCGCTGTGATCATCGCCACCGCGGTAAACGAGACAGCCACCGCCATAGAGTGCATGAAACAGGGCGCGTATGATTATTTGACCAAACCATTCAAACTTGATGAAGTAACGTTTTCGATCTGGCGGGCACTGGATAAACGGCGGCTTCAATTAGAAAACCGTGAGTATCGCCAGCATCTTGAAACCAAAGTCGAGCAACAAGCCGAAAAGATCAGGGCTTCTTTCTTCAACGCAATCACGGCGCTCGCCCACGCCCTCGATGCCAAAGACGGCTACACCGCCGGGCATTCGCAACGGGTTTCGGAAATAGCGGTTGGCATCGGCATTGAACTAGAGTTGGGACATGAACAGCTCGAAAGCCTGCGCCTTGCCGGCATGGTTCATGATATCGGGAAAATCGGCATTGACGGGACTATCCTTCACAAGCCTGGAATCCTCTCGTCTGAGGAGAGGATTGAGATGGAAAAGCACCCTGCTATCGGCGAACATATCCTCGCCCCGGTGGTTGAAGACACATCTATATTGGCAATGGTACGCAATCACCATGAGCGTTGGGACGGCGGCGGATACCCCGATGGTCTTGCCGCTACAGGTATCCCCCTTGGTGCCCGCATTCTGGCGCTGGCAGATACCTTTGACGCCATGACATCAGAAAGACCGTATCGGATAGCCAATAGTCTGGATTTCGCTGTAAGCGAAATAACCAGGTGTTCTGGAAGCCAATTCGATCCTTCTGTCGTCGAAGCTTTTATTAAAGCTCGACGCGTCATCACTGAAGCTGCGAAAGATTAA
- a CDS encoding Hsp20/alpha crystallin family protein — protein MVMQRWDPAREMRQLENTFDRLWRGFGRGWPAATEQWMIPVDVIQRADELEVKASLPGVDPEKIDVSIEDNVLTIQAESSTESETKEHGYLVRERSFGSFYRALSLPESIDPNKVVSKYNDGVLSVVMPKAEEKKKKQIKVSTTSAKTIESTGTAKK, from the coding sequence ATGGTAATGCAGAGGTGGGATCCCGCGCGTGAGATGAGACAACTGGAGAATACCTTTGACAGATTGTGGCGTGGCTTTGGCAGGGGATGGCCGGCGGCGACCGAGCAGTGGATGATCCCGGTTGACGTCATTCAAAGAGCGGATGAACTCGAGGTCAAAGCGTCATTACCCGGAGTCGATCCTGAAAAGATCGATGTTTCGATTGAGGACAATGTATTGACTATTCAGGCTGAGAGTTCGACTGAGTCCGAAACAAAAGAACACGGGTACCTTGTCAGAGAGCGGTCATTCGGGAGTTTCTACCGCGCGTTGAGCCTTCCTGAATCAATTGACCCGAACAAGGTGGTTTCGAAGTACAACGATGGTGTCCTGTCAGTCGTCATGCCTAAGGCAGAGGAGAAAAAGAAGAAGCAGATAAAGGTGTCCACGACTTCCGCCAAAACAATTGAATCGACAGGAACAGCCAAGAAGTAG
- a CDS encoding DUF3536 domain-containing protein, with the protein MSQLLERVALKQYCQQGVCMTETKRYVIIHGHFYQPPRENPWLEIIESEASATPYHDWNQRITDECYAANLAARILDEKGQIVAIVNNYSRLSFDFGPTLLTWMENNQPEVYASIISSDRENIAAYSGHGPALAQAYNHIIMPLARRQDKETQVVWGIADFRRRFGRQPEGMWLPETAVDLETLEIMANHDIKFTILSPHQAARFRPPGGTWIEAGRNFDTSRAYNCRLPKGKNITLFFYHESLSRGVAFEGLLHSGDSLAGRILETYVPPEGKNLVIIATDGETYGHHHKFGEMALAQAFDQLHKADVRVTTPGEYLSLFPPDHEVEIQENSAWSCNHGVERWRSGCCCNTGQHPGWNQDWRSPLRRAMDLLSDQLSYVYEKETSRLLQNPRAARDGYIEVFSNRSKENINRFLNRWALRPLTSSEKFTVLKLLEMERRVQSAFTSCGWFFDDIGGLESVLVLKQAAMALQFAAEISGESPESQFLELLAGARSNVPALGSGKDIFEQQVRPLQTDLKRAGANVIINGLFSKQSLQSTYYIFRVNATNVTKSASGMLKTIMGRIEVTSTVTGESCRFRCAAYAWGVREVHAGVADDSTSTANLADLNAELLSGSSEADFSLRLSTLTQHFPGSIYGLTELFGDEKAAAVQNIVAVTLQRAEKAHRRLFNEYRDTVRFISDLGQPIPPHLSVSAAFILNRELQSELENRRPNLKTIQSTLNEMSLWGLPVDEQSVSYYFASRVEELTIAYTDNPKDKEAHDIAEGLLKIAKGSGLELNLWRVQNAWFAKISESARVNGRKSPFNTGGSIHNHLGGLLGFKID; encoded by the coding sequence ATGTCGCAGTTATTAGAGCGCGTCGCACTAAAGCAGTATTGCCAGCAGGGAGTTTGCATGACTGAAACAAAGAGATACGTCATAATTCACGGTCATTTTTACCAACCCCCGCGGGAAAATCCATGGCTGGAAATTATTGAATCAGAAGCATCAGCGACTCCTTACCATGATTGGAACCAGCGGATCACCGATGAATGTTATGCCGCCAACCTGGCGGCTCGCATCCTTGACGAAAAAGGACAAATAGTCGCCATAGTTAATAATTATTCCCGCCTAAGCTTTGATTTCGGGCCGACGCTGCTAACCTGGATGGAAAACAACCAGCCGGAAGTTTACGCGTCCATTATCTCCTCTGACCGCGAAAATATCGCTGCTTATTCCGGTCACGGTCCGGCGTTAGCGCAAGCTTACAATCATATCATTATGCCGCTGGCCAGGCGCCAGGATAAGGAAACCCAGGTGGTTTGGGGTATAGCTGATTTTCGCCGCCGTTTCGGCCGCCAACCGGAGGGAATGTGGCTGCCCGAGACAGCGGTGGACCTTGAGACTCTTGAGATCATGGCGAACCACGATATTAAATTCACCATTCTCAGCCCTCACCAGGCGGCTAGGTTCAGGCCTCCCGGGGGGACATGGATCGAAGCTGGTAGAAATTTCGACACCTCCCGCGCTTACAACTGCCGCCTTCCAAAGGGTAAAAACATCACCCTGTTCTTTTACCACGAGAGTTTATCCCGCGGCGTGGCTTTTGAGGGGCTGCTTCACAGCGGCGACTCATTAGCCGGCCGTATTCTCGAAACCTACGTCCCACCCGAAGGCAAAAACCTGGTGATCATCGCAACCGATGGAGAAACGTACGGACATCACCACAAATTCGGCGAAATGGCACTGGCACAAGCCTTCGACCAATTACACAAAGCCGATGTCCGTGTCACCACGCCAGGAGAGTATTTATCCCTCTTCCCACCGGATCATGAGGTCGAGATACAGGAAAACTCAGCATGGAGCTGCAACCATGGTGTAGAACGCTGGCGAAGTGGCTGCTGCTGCAACACCGGCCAACACCCGGGATGGAACCAGGATTGGCGGTCTCCACTGCGCCGCGCCATGGACTTACTGAGTGACCAACTTAGCTATGTTTATGAAAAGGAAACTTCCCGTTTGCTGCAGAATCCCCGGGCAGCACGCGATGGCTATATCGAGGTGTTCAGTAATCGATCCAAAGAAAACATCAATCGCTTTCTCAATCGTTGGGCGCTCCGGCCTTTGACCTCTTCTGAAAAATTCACAGTGTTAAAGCTACTTGAAATGGAACGGAGAGTTCAGTCAGCCTTCACAAGTTGCGGTTGGTTCTTTGACGATATAGGCGGTCTTGAATCGGTGCTGGTGTTAAAACAGGCGGCAATGGCCTTACAGTTTGCCGCTGAAATTTCCGGTGAATCCCCTGAATCCCAATTCCTTGAGTTACTGGCGGGTGCCCGAAGCAATGTGCCCGCTTTAGGAAGCGGTAAAGACATCTTCGAACAGCAAGTGCGGCCTCTGCAAACCGATCTAAAAAGAGCTGGAGCGAATGTCATAATCAACGGATTATTTTCCAAACAATCCCTTCAATCAACTTATTATATTTTCCGAGTCAACGCTACTAATGTAACAAAGTCAGCATCGGGCATGTTAAAAACCATAATGGGGCGGATTGAAGTCACGTCTACGGTGACCGGCGAGTCATGCCGTTTTCGTTGCGCTGCTTATGCCTGGGGTGTGCGCGAGGTACACGCCGGCGTGGCTGATGATTCCACATCGACCGCGAATTTGGCTGATCTAAACGCTGAACTGTTATCCGGTTCATCGGAAGCTGATTTCTCTCTCCGTCTTTCAACATTGACCCAGCACTTCCCCGGTTCTATATACGGATTGACCGAGTTGTTCGGTGACGAAAAAGCCGCGGCCGTCCAAAACATTGTCGCAGTCACCCTCCAGAGAGCCGAAAAAGCTCATCGCCGCCTGTTCAACGAGTACCGTGACACGGTCAGGTTTATTTCCGACCTGGGACAGCCAATACCTCCCCATCTCAGTGTTTCCGCGGCTTTCATTCTTAACCGCGAACTCCAAAGTGAACTTGAGAATAGACGGCCCAATCTCAAAACAATACAGTCCACTTTGAACGAAATGAGTCTTTGGGGATTGCCGGTCGACGAACAATCAGTCTCTTATTATTTTGCTTCTCGAGTGGAAGAACTGACGATTGCTTACACAGATAATCCTAAAGACAAAGAGGCTCATGATATAGCCGAAGGCCTCTTGAAAATCGCCAAAGGCTCCGGTCTTGAGTTAAATCTCTGGCGCGTGCAGAATGCGTGGTTTGCGAAGATTTCAGAGTCTGCAAGAGTTAATGGTCGAAAAAGTCCATTTAATACAGGCGGCAGCATCCATAATCACCTGGGAGGCCTCCTGGGTTTTAAGATTGATTAA